A stretch of Endozoicomonas sp. SCSIO W0465 DNA encodes these proteins:
- the trxA gene encoding thioredoxin TrxA, with protein MSEIVKVTDDSFEEVVLKAEGPVLVDYWAEWCGPCKMIAPVLDEIAQDYDGKLTVCKLNIDENEATPPKYGVRGIPTLMLFKGGNVEATKVGALSKSQLTAFLDSNL; from the coding sequence ATGAGCGAGATTGTCAAAGTGACAGATGACTCCTTCGAAGAAGTGGTTCTGAAGGCAGAAGGTCCGGTGCTGGTTGACTATTGGGCTGAATGGTGTGGTCCTTGTAAAATGATTGCCCCCGTTCTTGATGAAATTGCCCAGGACTACGATGGTAAACTGACTGTTTGTAAGCTGAACATTGATGAGAATGAGGCAACTCCGCCAAAGTACGGCGTCCGTGGCATCCCAACGCTGATGCTATTCAAGGGTGGCAACGTCGAAGCGACTAAAGTGGGTGCCCTGTCTAAATCTCAGCTGACAGCATTCCTTGACAGCAATCTGTAA
- a CDS encoding Ppx/GppA phosphatase family protein has product MTLQGREQSSSLPLVAAIDLGSNSFHMIVARVDQGEIRPVERLGKKVQLAAGLNQNDELTVAAMKRGFSCLEQFAQYLSGNTFQAVRVVGTNALRKARNSDIFVEKAQSILGYPIEIIAGREEARLIYLGVAQTQSDDNERRLVMDIGGGSTEFVIGERFEPKLMESLHMGCVVFTDRFFGTGELTPQRFQSAYYAARLELLNIEQSFTRLGWVDAVGSSGSIRAVSSILQAMGESDTITRESLEMLKQKVLKFNQIGRVRFPGLKPDRQAIFPAGLAILMAGFDALGIEHMHYSDGALREGVLHDMLGRDRHEDVRERTINALMSRYHVDKQQAFRVMNHARNCFAMIADIWGLGEGDLELLSWAARVCQIGLDISHTQYHRHGAYLIDNSDLMGFSKREQQQLALLVRGHRRSLSKSLLSGWPKAVSRKLIQLIIMLRIANVLSHGRDDTLPEYSISVSGSTISLFFPEEWIEQHPLTVANFDSERSYLAKIGFKLMVA; this is encoded by the coding sequence ATGACACTACAAGGGCGTGAACAGTCCAGCAGCCTACCACTGGTAGCTGCCATAGACCTTGGCTCAAACAGCTTTCACATGATCGTCGCCAGGGTGGATCAGGGTGAAATCCGACCCGTAGAAAGGCTGGGTAAGAAAGTTCAGTTAGCAGCAGGGCTTAACCAGAACGACGAGCTTACCGTCGCAGCAATGAAGCGGGGCTTCAGCTGCCTGGAGCAGTTTGCACAATATCTCTCTGGCAACACCTTTCAAGCGGTCAGGGTCGTGGGTACCAATGCCCTGCGTAAAGCCCGTAACAGTGATATTTTTGTTGAGAAAGCCCAGTCTATTCTGGGTTATCCCATCGAAATTATTGCGGGAAGGGAAGAGGCCCGGCTCATTTATCTTGGTGTAGCCCAAACCCAGTCTGATGATAATGAGCGACGTCTGGTGATGGACATCGGTGGAGGGAGTACTGAGTTCGTCATTGGCGAACGTTTTGAGCCAAAGTTAATGGAAAGCCTTCACATGGGCTGTGTGGTTTTTACCGACCGTTTTTTTGGCACCGGGGAGTTAACACCGCAACGATTCCAGTCTGCTTATTATGCGGCACGACTTGAATTATTGAATATTGAGCAATCATTTACCCGGTTGGGCTGGGTTGATGCCGTAGGGTCATCGGGTTCAATTCGTGCAGTCAGCAGCATTCTTCAGGCCATGGGTGAGAGTGATACCATCACACGAGAGAGCCTTGAGATGCTTAAGCAAAAAGTCCTGAAGTTTAACCAGATCGGTCGTGTTCGTTTTCCGGGACTGAAGCCTGATCGTCAGGCGATTTTCCCGGCAGGCCTGGCCATTCTCATGGCCGGTTTCGATGCGCTTGGCATAGAGCATATGCACTACTCTGACGGAGCCCTCCGGGAAGGTGTCCTACATGATATGCTCGGCCGGGACCGCCATGAAGACGTAAGGGAGCGAACAATAAATGCCTTGATGAGCCGCTATCATGTTGATAAGCAACAGGCCTTCAGGGTTATGAATCATGCCAGGAACTGTTTTGCGATGATTGCCGATATCTGGGGGCTGGGTGAAGGTGATCTTGAGCTGCTGTCCTGGGCTGCACGAGTATGCCAAATAGGGCTTGATATATCCCATACACAGTACCATCGTCACGGTGCTTACCTCATCGATAACTCTGACCTCATGGGATTCAGCAAAAGGGAACAGCAGCAACTCGCTCTCCTCGTCAGGGGCCACAGACGCTCACTATCCAAATCTCTGCTTTCCGGTTGGCCAAAGGCGGTATCACGCAAGCTGATACAGCTGATTATAATGCTGAGAATTGCCAATGTACTCAGCCATGGTCGCGACGATACATTACCGGAGTATTCCATCAGCGTATCCGGCTCCACGATATCCCTGTTTTTCCCGGAAGAATGGATAGAACAACACCCTTTGACCGTGGCAAACTTTGACTCAGAACGAAGTTATCTTGCTAAAATAGGTTTCAAGTTAATGGTTGCATAA
- a CDS encoding Na/Pi cotransporter family protein: protein MLLTYGFWISSEFQVITAGVVIFLLGMVYLEKGFKVFTGGLLEAFLKKTTDSLWKSLTFGITTTAVLQSSSLVSVIVISFLSAGLIGLTAGVGIIFGANLGSTVGAWLVALYGMKIKLISYAMPLLVFGLILRAQQEKKRNGLGYILLGIGFLFLGIHYMKEGFEAFQNVIDFSSFSIDGIKGVLVYTLFGILATIIMQSTNATMVLTFSALATGQLTYDNALALAVGSNIGTTITAVLGAMGANAAGKRLAVAHITFNVVTATLAILLLPQLKMLVDLTAKFLLIGAGDYTLKLALFHSIFNFIGIIVQLPFIKLLIRWLETLFVDPSGQSHLNLATEENPAIHRARYLTPATLSYPDAALRALTRECDHLYRNTLELICYGIYLTGDKLRESDNLTDLVNSWLRDDQPWTIKELYIRHIKGIYADIIHYSGAIEGNLPRQQVQELFALKVACRDFVQAIKHVKNIYKNMGLYLHSDNEQIRHQYNQLRLCLASVLKLIDVLGVRRNYDHIRQHAEQLKQELREQDEQMHQKLNELIRSSQVDSFMASSLMNDSAHVHDACTNLIDGAVIMLTRDREEYREIDLNFETHSPPPKNSGT from the coding sequence TTGCTGTTGACTTATGGCTTTTGGATTAGCTCAGAGTTTCAGGTGATCACGGCTGGTGTGGTTATTTTTCTTCTGGGTATGGTTTATCTTGAAAAGGGGTTTAAGGTCTTTACGGGTGGGTTGCTTGAGGCGTTCCTTAAAAAAACAACCGACAGTCTTTGGAAAAGCCTGACATTTGGTATCACGACTACAGCTGTCCTGCAGTCCAGCTCACTGGTTTCAGTCATTGTTATTTCATTTCTCAGTGCCGGCTTGATTGGCCTGACAGCAGGTGTTGGCATTATTTTTGGTGCCAATCTTGGCAGCACTGTTGGTGCATGGTTAGTTGCCTTGTATGGTATGAAGATAAAGTTGATCTCTTATGCAATGCCATTACTTGTGTTTGGTTTGATTTTGAGGGCTCAGCAGGAGAAAAAACGCAATGGCTTAGGGTATATATTACTGGGTATTGGCTTTCTCTTTCTTGGTATTCATTACATGAAGGAAGGCTTTGAAGCATTTCAGAATGTTATTGACTTCAGCAGCTTTTCCATAGATGGAATAAAGGGAGTACTTGTATATACCCTCTTTGGTATTCTGGCGACCATCATCATGCAGTCAACCAATGCTACCATGGTGCTTACCTTCTCGGCATTGGCAACAGGACAGCTGACTTATGATAATGCACTGGCACTGGCTGTTGGTTCAAACATAGGCACAACCATCACGGCGGTACTGGGAGCGATGGGGGCCAATGCTGCAGGGAAACGGCTGGCTGTGGCTCATATTACGTTTAACGTAGTCACAGCAACTCTGGCTATTCTTTTATTACCCCAATTAAAGATGTTAGTCGATTTGACGGCCAAATTTTTACTGATCGGGGCTGGCGACTACACGCTTAAGCTTGCCCTGTTCCATAGTATTTTTAACTTTATTGGAATAATCGTACAGCTTCCTTTTATTAAGTTGCTTATTCGCTGGTTGGAAACGCTTTTTGTTGATCCTTCCGGACAGTCTCATCTGAACCTTGCTACTGAAGAGAATCCTGCGATTCACCGGGCTCGTTACTTAACGCCTGCAACGTTAAGTTATCCGGACGCGGCACTAAGAGCTCTGACCCGAGAGTGTGACCACTTATACAGGAATACCCTCGAACTGATCTGCTATGGGATATACCTTACCGGTGACAAGCTGAGGGAGTCGGATAATCTGACAGATCTGGTTAACAGCTGGCTCCGTGATGATCAGCCCTGGACGATAAAAGAGCTGTATATCCGGCATATTAAAGGTATATATGCAGACATTATTCACTACTCAGGAGCAATAGAAGGGAATCTTCCAAGACAACAGGTTCAGGAGTTATTTGCACTGAAAGTGGCCTGCCGTGATTTTGTCCAGGCCATCAAACATGTAAAGAATATTTATAAGAATATGGGGCTCTACCTTCATTCGGACAATGAGCAGATACGCCATCAATACAATCAGCTTAGACTTTGCCTTGCTTCAGTTTTGAAGCTTATCGATGTATTGGGAGTACGACGAAATTATGATCATATTCGTCAGCATGCGGAACAGTTAAAACAGGAGCTTCGCGAGCAGGATGAGCAGATGCACCAAAAACTGAATGAACTCATTCGTTCCAGTCAAGTTGACTCATTTATGGCCAGTTCTTTGATGAATGACAGTGCACATGTACATGATGCCTGTACCAATCTGATCGATGGAGCAGTGATTATGTTGACCAGAGATCGTGAGGAATATCGAGAGATCGACCTTAATTTTGAAACTCATTCACCCCCCCCGAAAAACTCCGGAACCTGA
- a CDS encoding H-NS family nucleoid-associated regulatory protein, protein MKLLDELHHRLGSKSRIRSLFKDVSVQELEKILGRLKEVHKEKLQSRVKEDAKRQKKMNDIAAIHKEMAELGITLSDLDNINDSGKTGKRRRTAIKHTFQYENSAGKTVHWEGSTTGRLPKDFQEYLERTQKKRVECIIK, encoded by the coding sequence ATGAAACTACTGGATGAGTTACATCATCGGCTGGGTAGCAAATCCCGGATTCGCTCACTGTTCAAAGATGTCAGTGTTCAGGAGCTTGAAAAGATTCTGGGTCGCCTGAAAGAGGTGCATAAGGAAAAATTGCAGTCCAGAGTAAAAGAGGATGCAAAAAGACAGAAAAAAATGAACGATATTGCCGCTATTCACAAAGAAATGGCTGAACTGGGTATTACGCTCTCGGATCTGGACAACATTAACGACTCAGGGAAAACGGGAAAACGTCGTCGAACGGCCATAAAGCATACCTTCCAATATGAGAATTCAGCTGGAAAAACCGTGCACTGGGAGGGTTCAACGACTGGAAGACTTCCAAAAGACTTCCAGGAGTACCTGGAAAGAACACAGAAAAAGCGGGTTGAATGTATTATTAAATAG
- a CDS encoding U32 family peptidase C-terminal domain-containing protein, translated as MIYNAFRKLLAKYCQALPQEDSSLIYEISSLQYEKSHQNYETGNSRESKQQFVGEIVEFDDQQLTVEVKNRFELGDTMELMTPKGNYVFTLEHLENRRGERIDVAPGSGHFVKIPKPEGVLPNTHSLLVRNLP; from the coding sequence TTGATATACAATGCCTTCAGGAAACTGCTGGCTAAATATTGCCAAGCCCTGCCACAGGAGGATTCCAGCCTGATTTATGAAATCAGCAGTCTGCAATACGAAAAGAGCCACCAGAATTATGAAACCGGTAACTCCCGTGAAAGTAAGCAGCAGTTTGTTGGTGAAATCGTTGAATTTGACGATCAACAGCTAACGGTTGAGGTCAAAAACCGCTTTGAGCTGGGAGATACCATGGAGCTGATGACCCCAAAAGGCAACTATGTTTTCACTCTGGAGCATTTGGAAAATCGCCGTGGTGAGCGTATTGATGTGGCACCCGGGTCGGGCCATTTTGTCAAAATACCAAAACCTGAAGGTGTTTTACCAAATACGCATTCATTGCTGGTTCGTAATTTGCCCTAA
- the yegQ gene encoding tRNA 5-hydroxyuridine modification protein YegQ encodes MMKPELLSPAGTLKNMHFAFAYGADAVYAGQPRYSLRVRNNDFKLDNLQKGIDEAHALGKKLYLASNIAPHNSKVKTYLRDMEPVIAMRPDALIMSDPGLIMMVRETWPDMPVHLSVQANAVNFATVKFWARQGVERIILSRELSLEEIQEIREECPDTEIEVFVHGSLCIAYSGRCLLSGYINKRDPNQGTCTNACRWQYQAHEAKETDSGDVIPLRGGSGIGSPEAVSGVVTPTLGAGETSDTIFLLQEKGRPDQYMPAFEDEHGTYIMNSKDLRAVQHVRRFTEMGIHSLKIEGRTKSFYYVGRTAQVYRQAIDDAVAGMPFDMGMMDALENLANRGYTEGFYRRHVHDEYQNGSFRVTDCSAMKIGQRP; translated from the coding sequence ATGATGAAACCGGAACTCCTTTCGCCAGCGGGAACACTGAAAAATATGCACTTTGCTTTTGCCTATGGTGCAGACGCTGTTTACGCTGGCCAGCCCCGCTACAGTCTGAGAGTTCGCAATAACGACTTTAAACTGGACAATCTGCAAAAAGGGATTGATGAGGCTCATGCTCTGGGCAAAAAGCTTTATCTGGCCAGTAATATTGCGCCTCATAACAGTAAAGTGAAAACCTATCTCCGTGATATGGAGCCGGTTATTGCCATGAGACCTGATGCTCTGATCATGTCCGATCCCGGACTGATCATGATGGTGCGCGAAACCTGGCCGGATATGCCAGTCCACCTCTCTGTTCAGGCCAACGCTGTTAACTTTGCAACGGTTAAATTCTGGGCCAGGCAGGGTGTTGAGCGGATTATTCTGTCCCGCGAGCTGTCTCTGGAGGAGATTCAGGAGATCAGGGAAGAGTGCCCTGATACGGAGATTGAGGTCTTTGTTCACGGTTCTCTCTGTATTGCTTACTCGGGGCGCTGTCTGCTCTCGGGTTATATCAACAAAAGAGATCCAAATCAGGGAACCTGCACCAATGCCTGCCGCTGGCAGTATCAGGCCCATGAGGCTAAAGAGACCGACAGTGGTGATGTTATCCCACTGAGAGGTGGATCAGGTATTGGCAGTCCTGAGGCTGTTTCTGGGGTGGTTACACCAACCCTGGGTGCTGGTGAAACATCCGACACTATTTTCCTGCTACAGGAAAAGGGGCGTCCGGATCAATATATGCCGGCTTTTGAAGATGAGCATGGTACTTATATCATGAATTCCAAGGATCTCAGGGCAGTCCAGCATGTTCGTCGTTTTACTGAGATGGGTATCCACTCCCTCAAGATCGAAGGACGTACCAAGTCTTTTTATTATGTTGGCAGAACCGCTCAGGTATATCGCCAGGCCATTGATGATGCTGTAGCGGGTATGCCTTTTGATATGGGCATGATGGACGCTCTGGAGAACCTGGCAAACAGAGGTTATACCGAAGGCTTTTATCGTCGCCATGTTCATGATGAATACCAGAATGGCTCTTTTCGGGTTACAGACTGCTCTGCAATGAAAATTGGCCAAAGGCCTTGA
- a CDS encoding ADP-ribosylglycohydrolase family protein, with the protein MHEPKQRAFEAVMGALVGDAAALGFHWLYDQELIQQFGGERPEFHTPNREEYQDKGYFAHTGKRVGEYSHYGAQMLAMEEAIRISDGYEELAYIESFQRWFDFGGCWQGYTDHPTRQTLLNLHYRKQHEEPLTACGADDTQNPALSKLPPLVARHSEEADFMEKVESAVRITNNNDTAVAYARAIALMLKSAIAGHSPRVCVEHAKGGDSTINHAIEKAESMQDQSSRSVAAEVGMHCGLDASFVVVTHLLLTMKSYQQAIRENIQCGGDSCGRAVPLGAILAACFFGSDNAIPGQWIARTVFPDTMLNSGY; encoded by the coding sequence ATGCACGAACCAAAACAAAGGGCTTTTGAAGCGGTAATGGGTGCTTTAGTGGGAGATGCAGCAGCCCTCGGATTTCACTGGCTATATGATCAAGAGTTAATTCAGCAGTTCGGTGGTGAACGACCAGAGTTTCATACTCCGAATCGCGAAGAGTACCAGGACAAAGGTTATTTTGCCCACACTGGCAAAAGAGTGGGAGAGTATTCCCATTACGGCGCACAAATGCTCGCCATGGAAGAGGCCATCAGGATTAGCGACGGCTATGAAGAATTGGCTTACATTGAGTCTTTCCAGCGCTGGTTTGATTTTGGTGGCTGCTGGCAGGGATACACCGACCATCCCACTCGACAAACCCTGCTTAACCTTCATTACCGCAAGCAACACGAAGAACCACTGACCGCCTGTGGCGCAGATGATACCCAGAATCCGGCACTGTCAAAACTGCCGCCACTGGTAGCCAGGCACAGTGAAGAGGCTGATTTTATGGAGAAGGTCGAGTCAGCAGTGCGGATTACTAACAATAACGATACGGCAGTAGCATACGCCAGGGCCATCGCCCTGATGCTGAAAAGTGCCATTGCCGGACATTCTCCCCGCGTATGCGTGGAGCATGCCAAAGGCGGGGATTCGACTATTAACCATGCCATTGAAAAAGCGGAATCCATGCAGGACCAGTCATCAAGATCCGTAGCAGCCGAGGTGGGCATGCATTGCGGGCTTGATGCCTCTTTTGTGGTGGTTACCCATCTGCTGCTCACCATGAAAAGCTATCAACAGGCCATCAGGGAAAATATTCAATGCGGTGGTGACAGCTGTGGGCGGGCTGTGCCTCTGGGTGCTATTCTGGCTGCCTGTTTTTTTGGCAGTGACAACGCAATACCCGGTCAGTGGATTGCAAGAACGGTGTTTCCGGATACCATGCTGAACAGCGGATATTGA
- the rpmG gene encoding 50S ribosomal protein L33 — protein MAKGIREKIKLVSSAGTGHYYTTTKNKRNTPDKLVFKKYDPVVRKHVEYKEYKIK, from the coding sequence ATGGCTAAAGGTATTCGTGAGAAAATCAAGCTGGTTTCCAGCGCAGGTACTGGTCACTACTACACCACCACCAAGAACAAGCGTAATACGCCTGACAAGCTGGTGTTCAAGAAGTATGATCCAGTGGTTCGCAAGCACGTTGAGTATAAAGAATACAAGATCAAGTAA
- the rpmB gene encoding 50S ribosomal protein L28, whose protein sequence is MSKVCQVTGKRPVTGNNVSHAQNKTRRRFVPNLHHKRFWVESEKRFVRLRVSAKGMRIIDKKGIDAVLADLRASGQTF, encoded by the coding sequence ATGTCCAAGGTTTGTCAGGTTACCGGCAAGCGCCCGGTTACCGGGAATAATGTTTCCCACGCTCAGAACAAAACCCGTCGTCGCTTCGTGCCTAACCTGCACCACAAGCGTTTCTGGGTTGAAAGTGAAAAGCGCTTTGTGCGCCTGCGTGTTTCTGCAAAAGGCATGCGTATCATCGACAAGAAAGGCATCGATGCTGTTCTGGCCGATCTGCGTGCCAGTGGTCAAACTTTTTAA
- a CDS encoding NAD-glutamate dehydrogenase domain-containing protein — protein MNRFKDFRAVIVNQVQALLAKRMSNKECEQIQSLADAYFRGIASKDLTRISTDDGYGALLCLWQFLQTRQPEEIKIRVYNPDPETHHWHSTHSIIEIITDDMPFLVSSVLMELDRQKIKVYTLNHPTLRSERDSAGHLQSISTHRAEITEAVIRIEIDQQPEHLDLEKLAAGIRNIIEDVHKVVSDWEAMQARLGDAIQWCQAHPAPLPDVEWQEALAFLNWLRKDNFLFIGFRYYEIIQEPNKLRLRANSKSGLGTFREGPRDHPVEQELSPYIASQIQTPQLLVITKSISRSTVHRPAHLDYIGIKQFSDSGVVTGEWRFFGLFSSTAYNVPLDEIPLIRKKVAKLLKNNSCPVNSHRGNALRHIIHNYPRDELLQASFEQLKAVINGILDCHELRQLKAFLRPDTYDRFITVLVYVPRDNFNTELRLQMQQILLSELSGNSIDVNVQLSENPMAQLQFTVHCRHANQQTIDVERLEAMIQEAMLSWTDHLQQALKEAFGEASGNKMAQCYLQAFPAAYREDVTPRQAVADIQRLESLKNSHQIRTSLYRPVTDHYQWHFRTIGKGPLLALSDVLPILEKMGVRVGSARPYAISPYRQESAWVLDFRIEPDRPDNALTTNINSPAVESYSNLEDTHLRDQFQEVFIRTWKGEMENDGFNGLVVSAGLNWEQVVLIRALSKYLMQLQVPFSQSYMQKVLNNNPPVVGEIVDLFSTHFYPDFRGDRRAIANACSERIYQLLDSVDNLDEDRILRHFLSVVEAMVRTNAYQKQSQGEPKGYLSFKLQPEKIPASPQPRPMFEIFVYSPRFEGIHMRCGKIARGGLRWSDRMEDFRTEILGLVKAQRIKNAIIVPHGAKGGFVTKKSPGQWLQGGNPGGRYFMLSRFYLRASGPYR, from the coding sequence ATGAACCGCTTTAAAGATTTTCGGGCTGTCATCGTTAATCAGGTTCAAGCGCTTCTGGCAAAGCGCATGTCAAACAAAGAATGTGAACAAATACAGTCGCTTGCTGATGCCTATTTTCGTGGAATTGCCAGCAAGGACCTTACTCGTATCAGTACAGACGATGGCTATGGCGCATTACTCTGTCTGTGGCAGTTTCTACAGACAAGGCAACCGGAAGAAATCAAGATCCGCGTTTATAACCCTGATCCCGAAACTCACCACTGGCACTCCACACACAGCATTATTGAAATCATCACGGATGATATGCCATTTCTGGTGTCTTCGGTGTTGATGGAACTTGATCGCCAGAAAATAAAAGTTTACACCCTTAATCACCCTACCCTGCGATCAGAAAGGGACAGTGCTGGCCACCTGCAATCAATCAGCACTCACCGGGCAGAGATTACCGAAGCGGTCATTCGGATTGAAATAGACCAGCAACCGGAACATCTCGATTTAGAGAAACTCGCTGCAGGTATCCGGAATATCATTGAGGATGTTCACAAAGTTGTTTCTGACTGGGAGGCAATGCAAGCCAGGCTGGGTGACGCTATTCAATGGTGTCAAGCTCACCCTGCGCCATTACCGGATGTCGAATGGCAAGAAGCACTTGCTTTTCTAAACTGGCTGAGAAAAGACAATTTTCTTTTCATCGGCTTTCGCTATTATGAGATCATCCAGGAGCCAAATAAATTAAGACTGCGCGCCAACAGCAAAAGCGGTCTGGGGACTTTTCGGGAAGGTCCCCGTGATCATCCGGTAGAGCAAGAACTTTCACCCTATATTGCCTCACAAATTCAGACACCACAGTTACTGGTTATTACCAAATCCATCAGCCGTTCAACGGTACATCGACCGGCTCATCTGGACTATATCGGGATAAAGCAATTCAGCGATTCAGGTGTCGTGACTGGGGAATGGCGTTTTTTCGGACTGTTTTCATCGACAGCCTACAACGTTCCACTGGATGAAATTCCGCTCATACGAAAAAAAGTGGCAAAACTTCTAAAAAACAACAGCTGCCCGGTAAACAGTCATCGGGGTAACGCCCTGCGCCATATCATTCATAACTACCCAAGGGACGAACTCCTGCAAGCAAGTTTTGAACAACTTAAGGCCGTTATTAACGGGATACTTGACTGCCATGAATTACGGCAATTGAAAGCATTCCTCCGTCCCGATACCTATGACCGCTTTATTACTGTGCTGGTTTATGTACCCAGAGATAATTTTAATACGGAACTTCGCTTGCAGATGCAACAAATCCTGCTCAGTGAATTGAGTGGTAACAGTATCGACGTCAATGTCCAGCTATCTGAAAACCCAATGGCACAATTGCAATTTACTGTGCATTGTCGTCATGCCAATCAGCAGACTATCGATGTTGAGCGGTTGGAAGCCATGATTCAGGAAGCGATGCTGAGCTGGACAGATCACTTGCAACAAGCGTTAAAAGAGGCGTTTGGGGAGGCTTCAGGTAACAAGATGGCACAGTGTTACCTGCAGGCATTTCCCGCCGCATACCGGGAAGATGTTACCCCGCGCCAGGCAGTGGCAGACATTCAACGCCTGGAATCTTTAAAAAACAGCCATCAGATAAGAACCAGTCTGTACCGTCCGGTTACCGACCATTACCAATGGCATTTTCGTACTATTGGTAAAGGACCTCTTCTTGCACTCTCGGATGTGCTTCCCATTCTTGAGAAAATGGGCGTCAGGGTCGGCAGTGCCAGACCTTACGCTATCAGTCCCTACCGTCAGGAAAGTGCCTGGGTGCTTGATTTCAGAATTGAACCTGATCGCCCTGATAACGCCCTGACGACCAATATCAACTCACCGGCAGTTGAAAGTTACTCCAACCTTGAAGATACTCATCTGCGAGATCAGTTCCAGGAAGTGTTCATTCGTACCTGGAAGGGAGAAATGGAAAATGACGGGTTCAACGGACTGGTGGTTTCAGCAGGCTTGAACTGGGAGCAGGTTGTGCTCATCAGGGCTCTGTCCAAATACCTGATGCAACTTCAAGTACCTTTCAGCCAAAGCTATATGCAGAAAGTACTGAACAACAACCCGCCTGTGGTTGGTGAAATCGTTGACCTGTTCAGCACGCATTTTTACCCCGATTTTCGTGGCGATCGTCGTGCAATAGCCAACGCCTGCTCTGAAAGGATTTACCAACTGCTGGATAGCGTTGACAACCTTGATGAAGATCGGATCCTGCGTCACTTCCTCAGCGTCGTTGAGGCCATGGTGAGAACCAATGCCTATCAGAAACAGAGCCAGGGTGAGCCAAAAGGCTATTTGTCGTTCAAGCTGCAACCCGAAAAGATTCCAGCATCACCGCAACCAAGGCCAATGTTTGAGATATTTGTCTACTCTCCACGTTTTGAAGGCATTCATATGCGCTGTGGGAAGATTGCCAGGGGAGGGTTAAGGTGGTCAGACCGGATGGAAGATTTCCGTACCGAAATTCTGGGACTGGTCAAGGCCCAGAGGATAAAAAATGCCATCATCGTTCCTCACGGGGCAAAAGGCGGCTTTGTCACCAAAAAATCTCCCGGTCAATGGCTCCAGGGAGGAAATCCTGGCGGAAGGTATTTCATGCTATCGCGCTTTTATCTCCGGGCTTCTGGACCTTACCGATAA